The DNA segment CCGATCACCGCCGAGCGGGGGACGGTGTCGCCGCCGTCGGGGAAGTGGCTGTCACCCTTCTCGCCCGGGTGCTGAACGCCCACGAACAGGGTCCTGCCGTCGGCGCTCCAGGCGATGCCGGTGACCTCGCACTGCCTGGGACCCACCAGGAAGCGGCGGATCTCGCCCGTCGCCGGGTCGCCCACCAGCATCTGGTTGTTGCCCTGACCGGCGAAGCC comes from the Deltaproteobacteria bacterium genome and includes:
- a CDS encoding DUF839 domain-containing protein, which codes for GFAGQGNNQMLVGDPATGEIRRFLVGPRQCEVTGIAWSADGRTLFVGVQHPGEKGDSHFPDGGDTVPRSAVIGVTRDDGGLIG